The Pelagibaculum spongiae genome has a segment encoding these proteins:
- a CDS encoding YeaH/YhbH family protein, with protein MANIIDRRLNGKNKSAVNRQRFLQRYRQQIKKSVTEASKKRSITDTVSGERINIPVEDLHEPNFGHNQNSGKKNTVYPGNKEFMPGDRIARPPSGEGGSGSGDASPDGEGNDDFIFDISRDEYLDLLFEDLELPNLEQKDRTDSTETAKVRAGFTTSGIPTNLHVVRSMKASLARRIALTSPYKRELKALEQQQANFDEKHPEFLALQQQIDLLKKKIKRVPFLDDFDLRFRSYTTVPVPSSKAVMFCLMDVSGSMDQATKDMAKRFFILLYLFLNKNYEHTEVIFIRHHTQAKEVDEHEFFYSQETGGTVVSSALELMRTIIDRSFPSSSWNIYAAQASDGDNWAKDSPYCADLLRNHILPKTQFFSYIEITTALHQSLWDEYKKVSQDSNNFQLKRIESAADIYPTFRELFHRQSV; from the coding sequence ATGGCAAATATCATCGACCGTCGTCTTAATGGAAAGAATAAAAGTGCTGTCAATCGACAGCGCTTTTTACAACGCTATCGCCAGCAAATAAAAAAGTCGGTTACTGAAGCAAGTAAAAAACGCAGCATTACCGATACGGTAAGCGGCGAAAGAATTAATATTCCAGTAGAAGATTTACACGAACCCAATTTTGGTCACAACCAAAATAGTGGCAAAAAAAATACGGTTTATCCGGGCAATAAAGAGTTTATGCCCGGAGACCGAATTGCTCGCCCACCTTCCGGCGAAGGTGGCTCTGGTAGCGGTGATGCCAGTCCCGACGGCGAAGGTAACGACGATTTCATTTTTGACATCTCTCGCGATGAATATCTTGATTTACTGTTCGAAGATCTGGAACTGCCAAATCTAGAGCAGAAAGATCGCACCGACTCAACCGAAACCGCCAAGGTTCGTGCTGGCTTCACCACCAGTGGCATACCGACCAATTTGCATGTGGTTCGCTCAATGAAAGCCTCTCTTGCTCGGCGAATTGCCCTGACTTCCCCATATAAAAGAGAGCTCAAGGCATTAGAACAACAGCAAGCTAACTTTGATGAAAAACACCCTGAATTCCTAGCACTGCAGCAGCAAATCGATCTATTAAAGAAAAAAATTAAACGGGTACCTTTCCTTGATGATTTTGATCTGAGATTTCGCAGCTATACCACCGTACCAGTGCCAAGCAGTAAAGCCGTGATGTTTTGCTTAATGGATGTTTCTGGTTCGATGGACCAAGCGACCAAAGATATGGCAAAGCGTTTCTTTATTTTGTTGTATTTATTCCTGAATAAAAATTACGAACACACCGAAGTGATTTTTATTCGCCACCACACCCAGGCCAAAGAAGTCGATGAGCATGAGTTCTTTTACTCGCAAGAAACCGGTGGCACGGTAGTTTCAAGCGCACTGGAATTAATGCGTACCATTATCGACCGCAGCTTCCCTTCAAGTAGTTGGAACATCTACGCAGCCCAGGCTTCAGATGGTGATAACTGGGCCAAGGATTCGCCCTATTGTGCTGATTTATTACGCAATCATATATTGCCTAAAACTCAGTTTTTCAGCTACATAGAAATCACCACCGCACTACACCAAAGCTTATGGGATGAGTATAAAAAAGTTTCTCAGGACAGCAATAATTTCCAGTTAAAACGCATTGAATCGGCGGCAGATATTTATCCAACTTTCCGTGAACTCTTTCATAGGCAGAGCGTATGA
- a CDS encoding SpoVR family protein yields MTLAGNTSPDMLPQGSEWNFELLDIYHDAIEKLAKSHQLDTYPNQIEVITAEQMLDAYSSAGMPLGYSHWSYGKQFLDLEKLYKGGHMGLAYEIVINSSPCIAYLMEENSLPTQALVIAHACFGHNSFFKGNYLFREWTDAAAIIDYMLFSKNYIRQCEEKHGQAEVEKLLDSCHALMNYGVDRYKRPSPISMEEERARQTNREDYLQSQVNDLWRTLPKNPNAEQVNQQQRFPSEPQENLLYFIEKHAPLLEPWQREVVRIVRKVSQYFYPQRQTKVMNEGWATFWHYTLLNDLFDQGLVGDGFMLEFLHQHSSVTTQPPFDHPGFSGINPYALGFAMFQDIKRICQHPDDEDRHWFPEIAGSDWHTTLDFAMRNFKDESFIAQYLSPKLIREFRLFSVNDDTQQPTLEIDSIHNEAGYQRIRELLSSQYNLSNQEPNIQVWDVNLKGDRSLTLRHVQHNKKLLNTDVNEVLKHLHRLWGFNVKLESVAEDHRGTQYFQCPAKEASE; encoded by the coding sequence ATGACCCTGGCAGGAAATACTTCACCCGACATGCTTCCACAAGGCTCAGAGTGGAACTTTGAGCTATTGGATATCTATCATGATGCGATAGAAAAACTAGCTAAGTCCCACCAGTTAGATACCTATCCAAATCAGATCGAAGTGATTACCGCAGAACAAATGCTCGATGCCTATTCTTCAGCCGGTATGCCTTTGGGCTACAGCCATTGGTCATATGGCAAGCAATTTCTCGACTTGGAGAAGTTGTATAAAGGCGGCCATATGGGTTTGGCTTATGAAATTGTAATTAATTCCAGCCCATGCATTGCCTATTTAATGGAAGAAAATAGCTTGCCGACGCAAGCGCTTGTTATTGCTCACGCCTGCTTTGGTCATAATTCATTTTTTAAAGGTAATTATTTATTCAGAGAATGGACCGATGCAGCAGCAATTATTGATTACATGCTGTTTTCCAAAAACTATATTCGCCAATGTGAAGAAAAACATGGCCAGGCTGAAGTAGAAAAACTGCTCGATTCTTGCCATGCATTAATGAATTATGGTGTCGATCGTTACAAGCGCCCCTCTCCTATTTCGATGGAAGAAGAAAGAGCGCGCCAGACTAATCGTGAAGATTATCTGCAATCACAAGTCAATGATTTATGGCGCACCCTACCGAAAAACCCCAATGCCGAACAAGTCAATCAGCAGCAGCGCTTTCCAAGCGAACCACAAGAAAACCTGCTGTATTTTATTGAAAAGCACGCACCTTTACTTGAACCATGGCAGCGTGAAGTAGTCAGGATTGTTAGAAAGGTCAGCCAATACTTTTATCCGCAGCGACAAACCAAAGTGATGAACGAAGGCTGGGCAACTTTTTGGCATTACACCTTATTAAATGACCTATTTGATCAAGGGCTAGTTGGCGATGGGTTTATGCTGGAATTTTTACATCAACACAGTAGCGTGACCACTCAACCACCGTTTGATCACCCCGGTTTTAGCGGCATTAACCCCTATGCATTAGGTTTTGCCATGTTTCAAGATATCAAACGAATTTGCCAGCACCCAGACGATGAAGACCGTCATTGGTTCCCAGAAATTGCCGGTAGCGATTGGCATACCACGCTCGATTTTGCGATGCGAAATTTTAAAGACGAAAGCTTTATTGCCCAATACCTATCGCCTAAGCTGATTCGTGAATTTCGCTTATTCTCGGTAAACGACGACACCCAGCAGCCGACATTAGAAATTGACTCCATTCATAATGAAGCTGGCTATCAGCGAATTCGTGAGCTGTTATCCAGCCAATATAATCTGAGTAATCAGGAGCCAAATATTCAGGTTTGGGATGTCAATCTAAAAGGCGATCGGTCACTCACTTTGCGTCATGTTCAGCATAATAAAAAATTGCTGAACACTGATGTTAATGAAGTGTTAAAACACTTACACCGATTGTGGGGCTTTAACGTCAAACTAGAATCTGTTGCCGAAGACCACCGTGGCACCCAATACTTTCAATGCCCTGCCAAAGAAGCCAGCGAATAG
- a CDS encoding polymorphic toxin-type HINT domain-containing protein, with the protein MLSDKQQAEPGTYKISDLGGESAQDIAIQRWGDASKWYIVAEANGLTSATQKIGHGTVITLPNKIINVSNTSDVFKPYSPSEAMGNTSPTLPDAPPPKDPGCGIKQIVMIVVIIIATIYTAGAALAALAPAAAGAAAGAATGISATFAAGSAALTGAAISSVGTAIATVASAAIGGFVGSLAGQVVGKGLGIVDKIDFTAAAKSAGTAAIGSLVGGALKGVDNLQYFEQASGAVKGGEALTKWGYQLGRAAVSNAATQGLSMAFGQQEKFSWDSFRFSVANAAVGGSVRKAVGGVAKPLTSAISGLESTWANTAAQVAIDAVASEGIKALAYGNDYKFDPNQFVGDIIGDSIKSEVLARHSAQTLINQAGKQTDGLLEKQQNQIIPVKGLKEDQGLLGSYQKNGDILIDQGLLDAAKSGDETAIARLLSVVREEQGHAAAAVIEKELGGQDLPGDEGAVLSYLALQGLAGQDKVDFALQIGDETLSFTTSGSAIGEVLDTDYSLGRLLGDSQADGAEHRRADLGYWEGKVLNKAIDYAAKLGQWGQALNQKIADNPNAADAVATALAIATPVQTVMMMLLERTSVYQQLQDKLNGAQDEAANWLAETTGRDETVIRDAALGLSIGLTLATGAKGLIKRLPGIVDNAKDWFARRKSGRVDAPQTQPSQQVADGPACFAAGTLVQTEHGLQAIETIAVGTKVWARCDESYQTTYKTVLHRKITPEKTLRRITIVDAAGQQDYFDATDEHPIWVNDCGWREAQALEPGTPLVDYQGQGLTVVSNQPLPGLHTVYNIEVDDFHTYHVGTLKAWVHNDARCMENHAGTLVLGGRHRDTKVNGKQNNTESHHPIADDSSDIIANDALAIRMDKDDHIWRTGNWGNRASSKRFRAKQTVLVEQGKYDEALQMGIDDIQLRNPGKYDEHIRQMLESAPKKPNDSIDWSQFKRKKGK; encoded by the coding sequence GTGCTTTCTGATAAGCAACAGGCTGAACCTGGCACTTATAAAATATCCGACCTCGGTGGTGAATCTGCCCAAGATATCGCGATTCAACGGTGGGGCGATGCCAGCAAATGGTACATCGTCGCCGAAGCCAATGGCCTAACCAGCGCTACCCAAAAAATTGGCCACGGTACCGTGATTACCCTGCCCAATAAAATCATCAACGTCAGCAATACCTCGGATGTGTTCAAACCCTACTCGCCTTCCGAGGCAATGGGCAATACCTCCCCGACCCTGCCGGATGCACCACCGCCAAAAGACCCAGGTTGCGGAATCAAACAGATCGTGATGATCGTGGTGATTATTATTGCGACGATTTATACCGCGGGAGCGGCGCTAGCAGCACTTGCTCCAGCAGCAGCCGGTGCAGCAGCCGGTGCAGCGACAGGTATTTCTGCAACGTTTGCTGCAGGCAGTGCAGCCTTGACAGGAGCGGCAATATCTTCAGTAGGAACAGCAATAGCGACTGTAGCATCAGCTGCTATTGGCGGTTTTGTAGGCTCGCTAGCCGGTCAGGTGGTCGGTAAAGGCCTTGGAATTGTCGATAAAATTGACTTTACCGCTGCAGCGAAGAGTGCCGGAACTGCTGCCATAGGGTCTCTGGTTGGCGGTGCTTTGAAGGGCGTAGATAATCTTCAATATTTTGAACAAGCTAGCGGCGCTGTAAAGGGTGGTGAAGCGCTTACCAAATGGGGTTACCAATTAGGTCGTGCGGCGGTCTCTAATGCCGCAACCCAAGGGTTGAGTATGGCCTTTGGCCAGCAAGAAAAATTCAGCTGGGATAGTTTCCGTTTTTCGGTCGCCAATGCAGCGGTAGGCGGCTCGGTTCGTAAGGCCGTAGGCGGCGTAGCCAAGCCATTAACCAGTGCGATCTCAGGACTGGAAAGTACTTGGGCTAACACCGCAGCACAGGTTGCTATTGATGCTGTGGCATCAGAAGGGATTAAAGCTCTGGCCTATGGAAATGATTACAAGTTCGATCCCAACCAGTTCGTCGGCGATATCATCGGAGATTCGATTAAATCTGAAGTATTAGCTCGCCATAGTGCGCAAACCTTAATTAATCAGGCTGGCAAACAAACAGATGGTTTACTGGAAAAGCAGCAAAATCAAATTATTCCAGTTAAAGGGCTTAAAGAGGACCAAGGGCTTTTAGGTAGCTATCAAAAAAATGGCGATATTCTAATTGACCAAGGGCTGCTGGATGCCGCGAAAAGTGGTGATGAAACAGCCATTGCCAGATTGTTATCTGTAGTCCGTGAGGAACAAGGGCATGCAGCCGCTGCCGTAATAGAAAAAGAGCTAGGTGGTCAAGACCTACCAGGTGATGAGGGGGCGGTACTGTCGTATCTGGCACTCCAAGGCTTGGCAGGTCAGGATAAGGTGGATTTCGCACTGCAAATTGGCGACGAAACCTTAAGCTTCACCACTTCAGGAAGTGCCATTGGGGAGGTTCTAGACACCGATTATAGCCTGGGTCGTTTACTCGGTGATTCTCAGGCTGATGGTGCCGAACACCGTCGTGCAGATCTGGGTTATTGGGAAGGCAAAGTCCTTAATAAAGCAATCGATTATGCCGCTAAATTAGGTCAGTGGGGCCAGGCGCTGAACCAGAAGATTGCAGATAATCCTAATGCTGCAGATGCGGTAGCCACTGCTCTAGCAATTGCAACGCCTGTGCAAACAGTCATGATGATGTTGTTGGAACGCACCAGCGTTTATCAGCAATTGCAAGATAAATTAAACGGCGCGCAAGATGAAGCAGCCAATTGGTTGGCAGAAACGACAGGTCGTGATGAAACCGTCATCCGTGATGCAGCATTAGGGCTTTCCATTGGCCTGACACTGGCTACGGGAGCCAAGGGGCTCATCAAGCGACTGCCAGGTATTGTTGACAACGCAAAGGATTGGTTTGCTCGGCGCAAATCTGGAAGAGTTGATGCGCCACAGACTCAACCTTCACAACAAGTAGCGGATGGTCCTGCATGTTTTGCCGCTGGCACGTTGGTGCAAACCGAGCATGGACTACAAGCTATTGAGACCATAGCAGTAGGTACTAAGGTTTGGGCACGTTGTGATGAAAGCTATCAAACCACCTACAAAACAGTATTGCACCGTAAAATCACCCCGGAAAAAACACTACGGCGCATTACCATTGTTGATGCTGCGGGGCAGCAAGATTATTTTGATGCGACTGATGAGCACCCAATATGGGTGAATGATTGTGGCTGGCGCGAGGCACAAGCGCTCGAGCCTGGCACGCCTTTGGTAGATTATCAGGGCCAAGGTCTGACAGTGGTCAGCAACCAGCCATTGCCGGGACTGCATACGGTATATAATATTGAGGTTGATGACTTCCACACCTACCACGTTGGTACCCTGAAAGCATGGGTGCATAATGACGCGAGGTGTATGGAGAATCATGCAGGTACTCTGGTTCTTGGTGGGCGGCATCGAGATACAAAGGTAAACGGAAAGCAAAACAACACTGAGTCTCATCATCCTATTGCAGATGACTCTAGTGATATCATTGCTAACGATGCTTTGGCCATACGAATGGATAAAGATGACCATATCTGGAGAACTGGGAACTGGGGTAATAGAGCTTCATCAAAAAGGTTTAGAGCAAAACAAACTGTGTTAGTAGAACAGGGAAAATATGACGAGGCCTTGCAAATGGGCATTGATGATATCCAGCTTCGAAATCCAGGAAAATATGACGAACATATTCGTCAAATGCTTGAAAGTGCTCCAAAAAAGCCGAACGATTCAATCGATTGGTCGCAATTCAAGCGAAAGAAAGGAAAGTAA
- a CDS encoding IS4 family transposase translates to MASVSRSTKAGVKIHTVYDPHAKVPVFFEISHAKVNDRKVLEHLPVLPEMTYVFDRAYNDYGWYYMLCQQNTRFAGRMKSNAQYEIIEEKAVNQPSLLHDQVIKLSGLAGKKCPQNLRRITIIREEDGKELTFISNDLKCEAQEIAALYKSRWQIELFFKWIKQNIKIKRFLGRSENAIKIQILVAMVIYYCDWLKLEVRARDLYKGLPSLSV, encoded by the coding sequence GTGGCAAGTGTTTCGAGAAGCACTAAAGCTGGCGTTAAAATCCACACGGTATATGACCCGCATGCAAAAGTGCCAGTATTCTTTGAAATCAGCCATGCAAAAGTGAATGACCGCAAGGTTTTAGAGCATTTACCGGTACTACCTGAAATGACGTATGTGTTTGATCGAGCGTACAATGATTACGGTTGGTACTATATGCTTTGCCAGCAAAACACTCGATTTGCAGGGCGAATGAAAAGCAACGCTCAATATGAAATCATTGAAGAAAAAGCAGTCAATCAGCCCAGCCTTCTTCACGACCAAGTAATTAAGTTAAGTGGTCTTGCAGGTAAAAAATGCCCTCAAAACCTTCGTCGAATAACGATTATCCGAGAAGAAGATGGCAAGGAACTGACATTTATTAGTAATGATTTAAAGTGTGAAGCACAAGAGATTGCTGCGCTATATAAATCACGCTGGCAAATTGAATTGTTTTTTAAATGGATCAAACAAAATATAAAAATAAAACGGTTTTTAGGTCGCTCGGAAAATGCGATAAAGATTCAGATTTTGGTAGCAATGGTTATTTATTACTGCGACTGGCTCAAATTGGAAGTGCGAGCAAGAGATCTTTACAAGGGATTGCCAAGCTTATCCGTTTGA
- a CDS encoding lytic transglycosylase gives MRRSTYLLPTLVLSVLMLSACQDQSVKPGEHQPELVNNQVEVSQQPSVIEQQSESDSIAIEPALPEIKPDPVTLEMVQPLFGRADGDLWRQLAFNFTLATHTHQARVKNQVNWYAKHPAYLNRVSDRASPYLFHVAQMISDRKLPPELALLPIVESAFDPFAYSFGRASGIWQFIPGTARHYGLEQDWWIDERRDIHRSTDAALTYLEYLHGLFDDDWLLALAAYNSGQGTVLRAIRKNKKLKKPTDFWHLQLPKETRHYVPKLLALAELVKNQKQYNLKIKSVPNQVAISRIKLDYQLDIAQAAELSGLTIDEVYRYNPSLNQWATPPGKGFGFMLPKTKKDAFVAALKKLPKKQRVSWKRYTIKSGDSLLRIAKRQGLTVKLIQQVNGLSGNNIRAGQKLMLPSSALPAKSYVLSADQRLKKIQNRRRGSIKLQHIVKSGDTLWDLSRKYKTSTSRLAKWNGISPKDALKLGQKLVIWKATKKSTRMRKVTYTVRNGDSLARIANKFKVKISQIKLWNPKVTGKYIQPGQRVKLYVDVLKQTSKG, from the coding sequence TTGAGAAGGTCGACGTATTTATTGCCGACACTGGTTTTATCTGTATTGATGCTATCTGCTTGTCAGGATCAATCAGTAAAGCCGGGGGAGCACCAACCTGAGTTAGTTAATAACCAGGTCGAAGTATCGCAGCAGCCATCAGTTATTGAGCAGCAGTCTGAATCAGACTCAATCGCTATTGAACCTGCATTACCTGAAATCAAACCAGACCCTGTCACACTGGAAATGGTTCAGCCGTTATTTGGTCGAGCAGATGGTGATTTATGGCGGCAACTCGCTTTTAATTTCACCTTGGCAACTCACACACATCAGGCGAGAGTGAAGAATCAGGTCAACTGGTATGCCAAGCACCCCGCTTATTTGAATCGTGTTTCTGATCGGGCTTCGCCTTATTTGTTCCACGTTGCTCAAATGATTAGTGATCGTAAACTGCCCCCAGAATTAGCATTGCTGCCAATTGTTGAAAGTGCTTTTGATCCATTTGCTTATTCATTCGGTCGTGCTTCCGGTATTTGGCAGTTTATTCCTGGTACTGCGCGCCATTACGGATTAGAGCAAGATTGGTGGATTGACGAAAGACGCGATATTCACCGCTCGACCGATGCTGCATTAACTTACCTCGAATATTTGCATGGTCTATTTGATGACGACTGGCTATTAGCGCTAGCGGCGTATAATTCTGGCCAAGGTACTGTACTAAGGGCAATTCGAAAAAATAAAAAGCTGAAAAAACCAACTGACTTTTGGCATTTACAACTGCCAAAAGAAACCCGCCATTATGTACCTAAATTACTGGCATTGGCAGAACTGGTTAAAAATCAGAAGCAATATAATCTGAAAATTAAATCAGTACCCAACCAGGTGGCTATTTCTCGAATTAAGCTCGATTACCAGCTAGATATCGCACAGGCCGCTGAATTAAGCGGGCTGACAATTGATGAGGTTTATCGCTATAACCCATCGCTCAATCAATGGGCAACCCCACCGGGCAAAGGTTTTGGCTTTATGCTGCCTAAAACCAAGAAAGATGCATTTGTCGCAGCATTAAAAAAACTACCGAAAAAACAGCGGGTCAGTTGGAAACGCTATACGATTAAATCTGGCGATAGCTTACTGCGAATTGCTAAACGACAGGGTTTGACGGTAAAACTGATTCAGCAGGTAAATGGTCTTTCTGGAAATAATATCCGGGCAGGGCAAAAGCTGATGCTGCCATCTTCGGCATTGCCGGCAAAAAGCTATGTATTAAGTGCTGACCAGCGTTTGAAGAAAATTCAAAATCGCCGTCGCGGCAGCATTAAACTACAGCACATCGTAAAAAGCGGCGATACGCTGTGGGATTTGAGTCGGAAATATAAAACCTCTACTAGCCGATTGGCCAAGTGGAACGGTATTTCCCCGAAAGACGCTTTAAAGCTCGGCCAAAAGTTGGTGATTTGGAAAGCAACCAAAAAATCCACCCGAATGCGTAAAGTGACTTACACCGTTCGCAATGGTGATTCTTTGGCGCGAATCGCTAACAAATTTAAAGTGAAAATTTCACAGATTAAATTGTGGAATCCTAAGGTGACGGGTAAATATATCCAGCCAGGGCAGCGAGTGAAGCTTTATGTGGATGTGTTGAAGCAGACGTCTAAAGGTTAG
- the gloB gene encoding hydroxyacylglutathione hydrolase: MQVLTLPAFNDNYIWLLVESTATVVVDPGDAQPVIAALDELQKPLSAILVTHHHWDHVDGIAELVEKYQCPVYGNTRVSADYLLQGGETLDIAGLLQKVQVLSVPGHTSDHLAYLIGERLFSGDTLFSAGCGKLFDGTAQQLLNSLEQICALPEQTLIYPTHEYTQNNLRFAKAVEPDNVWVDQRIEQALQLRGQGLTTLPVRLVDEKRYNPFLRSRENSVKVAIENHIGRSLNQDVDFFAELRRWKDNF, from the coding sequence TTGCAAGTACTCACGCTTCCAGCTTTTAATGATAACTACATCTGGCTGCTTGTCGAATCAACAGCGACAGTCGTGGTTGATCCAGGCGATGCTCAGCCGGTTATTGCCGCGCTAGATGAGTTGCAAAAACCTTTGTCGGCAATTTTGGTCACCCACCATCACTGGGACCATGTCGATGGTATTGCAGAGCTAGTCGAAAAATATCAATGCCCAGTGTATGGCAATACGCGCGTGTCGGCGGATTATTTGCTTCAGGGTGGAGAGACACTGGATATTGCAGGATTGTTGCAAAAAGTTCAGGTACTCTCGGTGCCGGGCCATACTTCAGATCATCTGGCTTACCTAATTGGTGAGCGACTGTTTAGTGGCGATACCTTGTTTTCTGCCGGTTGCGGTAAATTATTTGATGGTACAGCCCAACAGTTATTGAACTCTCTGGAGCAAATTTGTGCGCTGCCAGAGCAAACGTTGATTTATCCAACCCACGAATACACCCAGAACAATTTGCGTTTTGCCAAAGCGGTAGAGCCAGATAATGTCTGGGTTGATCAAAGAATTGAGCAGGCGTTGCAACTGCGTGGTCAAGGTTTGACCACCTTACCGGTCAGGCTGGTCGATGAGAAACGTTACAATCCGTTTCTTCGGTCACGGGAAAATAGCGTAAAAGTTGCTATAGAAAACCATATTGGCCGGTCATTAAATCAAGATGTTGATTTTTTTGCCGAGTTGCGACGCTGGAAAGATAATTTCTAA
- a CDS encoding class I SAM-dependent methyltransferase: protein METSTKADKTTQYLQWLNSPAGVHYLDLEHLYLSDHLLDSFGYYMVSVAFHQPEYLDCSPIRARFHHQLGLSPTKTANIIGDEHLPYQTESIDLVVLDHALDYTDNPQQLLREACRCLIPGGKLLIAGFNPFSFWRCWNITRKGFPGSKNMLSVSRLQDWLTLLNMRQLNLHWHLPFPPDHSDETSPVRDTMEQAILRFQPSFSGMYCVLAEKTAYPITPIKQKWRRRLPPLTVGGSQLGGLTRK from the coding sequence ATGGAAACCAGCACAAAGGCTGACAAAACTACCCAATACCTGCAATGGTTAAACTCACCTGCAGGTGTACATTATCTTGACCTTGAGCATTTATATCTGTCGGATCATTTACTCGACAGTTTTGGCTACTACATGGTCTCGGTTGCTTTTCATCAACCTGAGTACCTTGACTGCAGTCCGATACGTGCCAGATTTCATCATCAGCTTGGCCTGTCTCCGACCAAAACCGCCAACATTATTGGTGATGAGCATTTACCTTACCAGACTGAGTCGATTGATTTAGTAGTACTAGATCATGCGCTCGATTATACGGATAATCCGCAGCAACTTTTGCGTGAAGCCTGCCGGTGTTTAATTCCCGGCGGAAAATTACTGATTGCGGGTTTTAACCCGTTTAGCTTTTGGCGCTGCTGGAATATCACCAGAAAAGGCTTTCCTGGTAGCAAAAACATGCTATCTGTTAGTCGCCTACAAGACTGGCTAACGCTATTAAATATGCGTCAGCTTAATTTGCATTGGCACCTGCCCTTCCCACCCGATCATAGTGATGAAACATCACCGGTACGCGATACAATGGAGCAAGCTATTTTGCGCTTTCAGCCATCGTTCAGTGGTATGTATTGTGTGTTGGCAGAAAAAACGGCTTATCCGATTACACCCATTAAACAAAAATGGCGACGGCGTTTACCACCACTAACGGTTGGTGGTTCTCAATTAGGCGGATTGACTCGAAAATGA
- the rnhA gene encoding ribonuclease HI: protein MKTVEIFTDGACKGNPGPGGWGAVMRYGKHRKELFGGEKESTNNRMELSAAIFALQALKQPCKVILTTDSQYVRQGITSWIENWKKRGWKTAAKQPVKNVDLWQLLDSACKDHQIDWRWVKGHSGHPQNERADQLASDAALQYI from the coding sequence ATGAAAACGGTAGAAATATTTACTGATGGCGCTTGCAAGGGAAATCCTGGGCCGGGAGGCTGGGGTGCAGTAATGCGTTATGGAAAGCATCGAAAAGAGCTTTTTGGTGGTGAAAAGGAAAGCACCAACAATCGAATGGAGTTATCTGCAGCTATTTTTGCTTTACAAGCACTCAAACAACCTTGCAAAGTGATTCTAACCACTGACTCTCAATATGTTCGCCAAGGAATTACCAGCTGGATTGAAAATTGGAAAAAACGCGGTTGGAAAACTGCTGCCAAACAACCGGTTAAAAATGTTGATCTTTGGCAGCTGCTCGATTCAGCCTGCAAAGACCACCAGATAGATTGGCGCTGGGTCAAAGGTCATAGTGGCCACCCTCAAAATGAACGCGCCGACCAATTAGCTTCAGACGCAGCGCTTCAATATATTTAG
- the dnaQ gene encoding DNA polymerase III subunit epsilon produces MSERKIILDTETTGIEISAGNRLIEIGCVEVINRKFTGRTYHQYVNPQRDVEQGAFEVHGISDEFLKDKPLFSAIAEDFVRFIDGAELVIHNAAFDVGFLNHELGMVGGYKKINQFCTITDTLMMARQMYPGQRNNLDALCKRLGVDNSKRELHGALLDAEILADVYLMLTGGQVSIGFNADQDKNGQSKSTSSNGEAQKLPEGRAATRIIRAAEGEIEQHQKRMTAVAKAAGGSSIWQIVSEQ; encoded by the coding sequence ATGTCCGAACGTAAAATCATACTGGATACCGAAACTACCGGTATTGAAATCTCCGCAGGCAACCGATTAATTGAAATTGGCTGCGTTGAAGTGATCAACCGAAAGTTCACTGGTCGTACTTACCATCAATACGTCAACCCACAGCGAGATGTTGAGCAAGGCGCTTTTGAAGTTCACGGTATTAGTGATGAGTTTTTAAAAGACAAACCATTGTTTTCTGCGATTGCTGAAGACTTTGTCCGTTTCATTGATGGTGCCGAGCTAGTCATTCATAACGCAGCGTTCGACGTTGGCTTTTTGAATCATGAACTAGGCATGGTTGGCGGTTATAAGAAGATCAACCAATTCTGTACCATCACCGATACCTTGATGATGGCTAGGCAAATGTACCCCGGGCAGCGCAATAACCTGGATGCATTATGTAAGCGGCTAGGTGTCGACAACTCTAAACGTGAATTACACGGTGCATTGCTCGATGCCGAGATATTAGCCGACGTTTATTTGATGTTGACTGGCGGTCAGGTATCAATCGGTTTTAACGCCGATCAAGATAAAAATGGTCAATCTAAAAGTACATCTAGCAACGGCGAAGCTCAGAAATTGCCAGAAGGTCGAGCGGCAACCCGAATTATTCGCGCCGCCGAGGGTGAAATAGAGCAACACCAAAAACGAATGACAGCCGTTGCCAAAGCCGCAGGCGGCAGCTCAATCTGGCAAATCGTCTCGGAACAATAA